A genomic stretch from Vulpes lagopus strain Blue_001 chromosome 11, ASM1834538v1, whole genome shotgun sequence includes:
- the GPR152 gene encoding probable G-protein coupled receptor 152: protein MDAAMEANLGAADHGPRTELDDEDYYPQGGWDTVFLVALLLLGLPANGLMAWLAGSQARQGAGTRLALLLLSLALSDFLFLAAAVFQILEIQHGGHWPLGTAACRFYYFLWGVSYSSGLFLLAALSLDRCLLALCPRWYPGRRPARLPLWVCAGVWVLATLFSVPWLVFPEAAVWWYDLVICLDFWDSEELPLRMLEILGGFLPFLLLLVCHVLTQATACKTCCRHQPRPTACRGFARVAKTILSTYVVLRLPYHVAQLLYLAFLWDIYPGYLLWEALVYSDYLILLNSCLSPFLCLLASADLRALLHAVLSSFAAALCEERPGSLTPAEPQAQVDSEGQTLPMAGAQPPGNPVTPPQVDPAAQPQLDSVAPPQSDFGVQPQLNSSGQPQVNHEAQPHVDSVAQSQVSPKAQAPGSPASSAPRPCDEVSSAPSTDPTPGAPENPAVPAASDGEGPTSVPSEEAPGTGPT, encoded by the coding sequence ATGGACGCTGCTATGGAAGCCAACCTGGGTGCTGCCGACCACGGGCCCCGCACAGAGCTGGACGATGAAGACTACTACCCCCAGGGTGGCTGGGACACGGTCTTCCTGGTGGCCCTGCTGCTCCTGGGGCTGCCAGCCAACGGGCTCATGGCGTGGCTGGCTGGCTCGCAGGCTCGGCAGGGAGCGGGCACGCGGCTTGCCCTGCTCCTGCTCAGCCTGGCCCTCTCCGATTTTTTGTTCCTGGCGGCAGCAGTCTTccagatcctggagatccagcACGGAGGGCACTGGCCGCTGGGGACGGCCGCCTGCCGCTTCTACTACTTCCTGTGGGGTGTGTCGTACTCCTCGGGCCTCTTCCTGCTGGCCGCCCTCAGCCTGGACCGCTGCCTGCTGGCGCTGTGTCCACGCTGGTACCCCGGGCGCCGCCCGGCCCGCCTGCCCCTCTGGGTGTGCGCCGGGGTCTGGGTGCTGGCCACGCTCTTCAGTGTGCCCTGGCTGGTCTTCCCCGAGGCCGCCGTCTGGTGGTATGACCTGGTCATCTGCCTGGACTTCTGGGACAGCGAGGAGCTGCCGCTGCGGATGCTCGAGATCCTGGGGGGAttcctgcctttcctcctgctGCTCGTCTGCCATGTGCTCACCCAGGCCACTGCCTGCAAGACCTGCTGCCGCCACCAGCCACGGCCCACGGCCTGCCGGGGCTTTGCCCGCGTGGCCAAGACCATTCTGTCCACCTACGTGGTCCTGCGGCTGCCCTACCACGTGGCCCAGCTGCTCTACCTGGCCTTCCTGTGGGACATCTACCCCGGCTACCTGCTCTGGGAAGCCCTGGTCTACTCCGACTATCTGATCCTGCTCAACAGCTGTCTCAGCCCCTTCCTCTGCCTACTGGCCAGCGCTGACCTCCGTGCCCTGCTGCATGCAGTGCTCTCCTCCTTTGCCGCGGCTCTGTGTGAAGAACGGCCGGGCAGCCTCACGCCGGCTGAGCCACAGGCCCAAGTGGACTCTGAGGGTCAGACTCTGCCAATGGCAGGGGCCCAGCCTCCAGGGAACCCTGTGACCCCCCCACAAGTGgaccctgcagcccagccccagtTGGATTCTGTGGCTCCCCCACAGTCAGATTTTGGGGTCCAGCCTCAGCTGAACTCCTCAGGCCAGCCACAGGTGAACCATGAGGCCCAGCCCCACGTGGACTCTGTGGCCCAGTCCCAAGTGAGCCCGAAGGCCCAGGCCCCTGGATCCCCTGCCAGCTCAGCCCCCAGACCCTGTGATGAAGTCTCTTCTGCTCCATCCACAGATCccaccccaggagcccctgagaaCCCAGCAGTGCCTGCTGCCTCTGACGGAGAAGGCCCCACCAGTGTCCCCTCAGAGGAGGCTCCTGGAACAGGCCCCACGTGA